The Corynebacterium suranareeae genome window below encodes:
- a CDS encoding zinc-dependent alcohol dehydrogenase produces the protein MKALTWQASNTVSVEEVPDPQIQEPTDAVIRVTSTAICGSDLHLYEVLTPFMDKGDIIGHEPMGIVEEVGSAVTHIKPGDRVVIPFNISCGHCFMCRQGLQSQCETTQVREYGTGAQFLGYSRLYGSVPGGQAEYLRVPHADYGAIKVPNVGEDERYLFLSDVVPTAWQAVDYAAVPDGGSLAVLGLGPIGQMSARIGKHLGYRVIATDAVPERRAMAERYSIETLDSSEDGVAEQLKDLTDGRGPNSVVDAVGMEAHGSPVASAAQAAVGKLPSPLGRKAMERAGVDRMSALYTAIDSVRRGGTISISGVYGGMKDPMPMMTMFDKQIQLRMGQCNVRSWTEMLLPLVDDPSDPLGVLDLKTHTAPLEEAPAMYEKFQKKQDGCIKVVLKP, from the coding sequence ATGAAAGCGTTGACCTGGCAGGCGTCAAACACGGTGAGTGTGGAGGAGGTTCCGGACCCACAGATCCAGGAGCCCACCGATGCGGTCATCCGGGTCACCTCAACTGCCATCTGCGGATCTGACCTGCACCTCTATGAGGTGCTGACCCCGTTCATGGACAAGGGCGACATCATCGGCCATGAGCCCATGGGCATCGTCGAGGAGGTCGGCTCGGCCGTCACTCACATCAAGCCCGGGGACCGGGTGGTCATCCCCTTCAACATTTCCTGTGGCCACTGTTTCATGTGTCGCCAGGGCCTGCAGTCGCAGTGTGAAACCACCCAGGTCCGCGAATACGGCACCGGCGCCCAGTTCCTCGGTTACTCGCGGCTTTACGGCTCGGTGCCCGGCGGGCAGGCGGAGTACCTGCGCGTGCCGCACGCGGACTACGGGGCAATCAAGGTTCCCAACGTCGGCGAAGACGAGCGCTACCTGTTTCTTTCCGACGTCGTGCCCACCGCCTGGCAGGCCGTGGACTACGCGGCAGTCCCCGACGGCGGCTCGCTGGCGGTGCTGGGTCTGGGCCCGATCGGCCAGATGAGCGCCCGGATAGGCAAGCACCTGGGCTACCGGGTGATCGCGACGGATGCAGTGCCCGAGCGTCGCGCCATGGCCGAGCGTTACAGCATTGAAACGCTGGATTCCTCCGAGGACGGCGTGGCGGAACAGCTCAAGGACCTGACTGACGGGCGTGGCCCGAACTCCGTGGTCGACGCCGTTGGCATGGAGGCGCACGGTTCGCCGGTGGCCAGCGCGGCGCAGGCAGCCGTCGGCAAGCTGCCGTCGCCGCTGGGCCGCAAGGCAATGGAGAGGGCCGGAGTGGACCGGATGAGTGCGTTGTACACCGCCATCGACTCCGTTCGCCGTGGCGGGACGATCTCAATCAGCGGCGTGTACGGCGGCATGAAGGACCCGATGCCGATGATGACGATGTTCGACAAGCAGATCCAGCTGCGGATGGGCCAGTGCAACGTGCGCTCCTGGACCGAGATGCTGCTGCCGCTGGTGGACGACCCGTCCGATCCGCTGGGTGTGCTCGACCTCAAGACGCATACCGCGCCGTTGGAGGAGGCGCCAGCGATGTACGAGAAGTTCCAGAAGAAGCAGGACGGCTGCATCAAGGTGGTGCTCAAACCGTAA